A section of the Melopsittacus undulatus isolate bMelUnd1 chromosome 3, bMelUnd1.mat.Z, whole genome shotgun sequence genome encodes:
- the QRSL1 gene encoding glutamyl-tRNA(Gln) amidotransferase subunit A, mitochondrial: MLRASLREVSAALKEGHVSPTELCQRCLALIKSTKFLNAYITVVEETALKQAEESEKRYRTGQPLGVLDGIPVAVKDNFSTAGIETTCASEMLKGYIPPYSATVVQKLLDQGAVLLGKTNLDEFAMGSGSTDGVFGPVRNPWSYSRQYKEKLVPKSHPEDEDSNWVITGGSSGGSAAAVSSFTCFAALGSDTGGSTRNPAAHCGVVGLKPTYGLISRHGLIPLVNSMDVPGILTRCVDDAAVVLGSLAGHDPKDSTTVQDSFKPFELPNLTDVSKLSIGIPKEYHAPGLSSEILALWSKAADLFKNAGANVIEVSLPHTRYSIVCYHVLCTAEVASNMARFDGLEYGHRSDMNKSTESMYAATRREGFNDVVRGRILSGNYFLLKQNYENYFVKAQKVRRLIANDFMKVFRSGVDILLTPTTLSDAVPYTEFIKEDNRTRSAQDDILTQAVNMAGLPAISVPTALSERGLPVGLQFIGRSFQEKQLLTVAKWFEKQVKFPMIELEEVKRHDHGVFQHQKSASFS; this comes from the exons ATGCTGCGTGCCTCTCTCCGCGAG GTGTCGGCAGCTCTGAAGGAAGGACATGTCTCTCCGACGGAGCTTTGCCAGCGATGCCTTGCCCTCATCAAAAGTACAAAATTCCTTAATGCTTATATTACCGTCGTGGAAGAAACTGCTTTGAAGCAGGCTGAAGAATCAGAGAAAAGATACAGAACGG GACAGCCCCTGGGTGTTTTGGATGGAATTCCTGTTGCAGTAAAGGACAATTTTAGTACAGCTGGCATTGAGACAACATGTGCATCAGAGATGCTAAAAG GTTATATTCCTCCTTACAGTGCTACAGTAGTTCAGAAATTACTGGATCAGGGAGCTGTGCTTTTAGGCAAAACAAACCTAGATGAATTTGCAATGGG ATCTGGGAGTACAGATGGGGTATTTGGACCAGTCAGAAATCCCTGGAGTTATTCAAGACAGTACAAGGAAAAACTTGTCCCAAAATCCCATCCTGAGGATGAAGACTCTAACTGGGTAATAACAGGAGGAAGCTCAGGAggcagtgcagctgctgtgtcATCTTTCACTTGCTTTGC AGCCTTAGGGTCAGACACAGGAGGATCTACTCGAAACCCAGCTGCTCACTGTGGTGTAGTAGGTTTAAAGCCAACATATGGACTGATCTCTCGCCATGGTCTCATTCCTCTAGTGAACTCCATGGATGTGCCAGGAATCCTAACCAGATGTGTGGATGATGCAGCAGTTGTGTTAG GTTCACTTGCTGGACATGATCCTAAAGACTCTACCACAGTTCAAGACAGCTTTAAGCCATTCGAGCTACCCAATTTGACTGATGTCAGCAAGCTCTCGATAGGAATTCCAAAG GAATATCACGCACCAGGGCTTTCTAGTGAAATTCTGGCTCTCTGGTCAAAGGCTGCTGATCTCTTTAAGAATGCAGGTGCTAATGTAATTGAAGTGAGTCTACCACACACTCGTTACTCAATTGTCTGCTATCATGTGCTGTGCACAGCAGAAGTGGCATCAAATATGGCCAGGTTTGATGGACTAGAATATG GGCACCGTTCTGACATGAACAAGTCCACAGAAAGTATGTATGCTGCAACACGACGAGAAGGCTTTAATGATGTTGTAAGAGGAAGAATTCTGTCAGGAAACTATTTCTTGTTGAAACA GAACTATGAGAATTACTTTGTCAAGGCACAGAAAGTCAGACGTCTCATTGCCAATGACTTTATGAAGGTTTTCAGGAGTGGTGTTGATATTTTACTCACTCCTACTACTTTGAGTGATGCAGTACCATATACAGAATTCATCAAAGAAGACAACAGAACCCGTAGTGCGCAAGATGACATCCTAACACAGGCTGTAAACATGGCTG gaCTGCCAGCTATAAGTGTTCCTACAGCTCTCTCAGAGAGAGGCTTGCCAGTTGGGCTTCAGTTCATTGGACGCTCGTTCCAGGAGAAGCAGCTTCTCACTGTAGCCAAATGGTttgaaaaacaagtaaaattCCCAATGATTGAGCTAGAAGAAGTGAAAAGGCATGACCACGGTGTCTTTCAACATCAGAAATCTGCTTCTTTTTCATAA